A region of Asterias amurensis chromosome 22, ASM3211899v1 DNA encodes the following proteins:
- the LOC139954030 gene encoding lysoplasmalogenase TMEM86A-like isoform X1, with product MGITGLLQSTGLRLLPFINSSLIYLIHWIPQAAEPSPWGILLKCLPIIFLCLFVGSYMYRSGFSRKQRYSICILTGLICSGIGDACLVYKKQFFVHGLLFFAFAHFLYSIAFHGRPYRWGFLLVLLPLFACLYAALYPGLKGPLIYLSIFYGLLIVTMLWRAVARMNIAALSWTKSCACIGALLFVISDTVLAINKWTVPVPYGQHIIMITYYTAQLGIALSVVPELEKIAEVQTEEECVKPKTCNNRKIVKSD from the coding sequence TTGCAGTCTACAGGTCTGCGTCTTCTACCGTTCATCAATTCATCTTTGATCTACCTCATCCATTGGATTCCTCAAGCGGCTGAACCATCACCATGGGGAATCCTCCTCAAGTGTCTACCCATCATCTTCCTTTGTCTCTTCGTTGGTAGCTACATGTACCGCAGTGGCTTCAGCCGTAAGCAACGCTACTCCATCTGCATCCTAACGGGTCTCATCTGCTCTGGAATCGGCGACGCCTGCCTGGTCTACAAGAAGCAATTCTTCGTCCATGGGTTGCTCTTCTTTGCTTTTGCTCACTTCTTATACAGCATCGCCTTCCACGGTAGACCCTACCGTTGGGGTTTTCTCCTGGTGTTGTTGCCGCTCTTCGCCTGTTTGTATGCCGCCCTCTACCCGGGTCTTAAAGGCCCTCTGATCTACTTATCAATCTTCTACGGGCTTCTGATCGTCACGATGCTGTGGCGCGCTGTCGCTCGTATGAATATCGCTGCTCTCTCCTGGACCAAGAGCTGTGCGTGTATCGGGGCGCTGCTCTTCGTCATCTCCGACACGGTCCTGGCGATTAACAAGTGGACTGTTCCAGTTCCGTACGGGCAACACATCATCATGATCACTTACTACACTGCGCAACTTGGAATTGCCCTCTCAGTCGTTCCCGAGCTGGAAAAGATCGCGGAGGTCCAAACAGAAGAAGAGTGTGTTAAGCCCAAGACGTGCAACAACAGGAAGATAGTGAAGTCAgactaa
- the LOC139954030 gene encoding lysoplasmalogenase TMEM86B-like isoform X2: protein MGITGLLRSDFLLLCPCVMSSLLYLLHWIPQENEPSPLGIFLKCLPIVFLCLYVLIQIHHYGFSRYSLAILLGLLFSGVGDACLVYAKDYFIFGLASFAVAHLLYIVAFHERPMWWTFMFFYLPYYIVMWQYIVPGVSAKLFYPGMVYGVLILTMLWRAMARITISNKTSWTRLYAFFGAALFLVSDTVLSVNLFADPVPHAQYIIMTTYYLAQLLIAVSVVKELGQTEKLDNMLPSDKLKSL, encoded by the coding sequence TTAAGGTCGGATTTTCTACTCTTGTGTCCTTGTGTGATGTCATCTCTACTCTACCTCCTTCACTGGATACCTCAGGAAAACGAGCCGTCCCCTCTTGGAATCTTCCTCAAGTGTCTCCCGATAGTCTTCTTGTGTCTCTACGTCTTGATTCAAATCCATCACTACGGTTTCTCAAGATACTCTCTGGCGATTCTCCTGGGATTGTTATTCTCCGGGGTGGGTGATGCCTGCCTCGTCTACGCTAAGGATTACTTCATCTTCGGGTTAGCTTCCTTTGCCGTAGCTCATCTCCTCTACATCGTAGCGTTCCATGAGCGCCCAATGTGGTGGACTTTTATGTTTTTCTATCTCCCGTACTACATTGTCATGTGGCAGTACATTGTACCCGGTGTGAGTGCCAAGCTGTTCTACCCTGGCATGGTCTATGGCGTCCTCATTCTAACGATGCTATGGCGTGCCATGGCTAGGATCACCATCTCTAACAAAACTTCTTGGACCAGACTTTATGCTTTCTTCGGTGCAGCACTCTTCTTAGTTTCTGATACGGTGCTTTCTGTCAATCTATTTGCGGATCCAGTACCCCATGCTCAGTATATTATAATGACCACATATTATCTAGCCCAACTTCTAATCGCTGTGTCGGTCGTCAAGGAACTGGGACAGACGGAGAAACTAGATAATATGTTACCGTCTGATAAACTTAAAAGTCTATAA
- the LOC139954030 gene encoding lysoplasmalogenase TMEM86B-like isoform X3 encodes MSSLLYLLHWIPQENEPSPLGIFLKCLPIVFLCLYVLIQIHHYGFSRYSLAILLGLLFSGVGDACLVYAKDYFIFGLASFAVAHLLYIVAFHERPMWWTFMFFYLPYYIVMWQYIVPGVSAKLFYPGMVYGVLILTMLWRAMARITISNKTSWTRLYAFFGAALFLVSDTVLSVNLFADPVPHAQYIIMTTYYLAQLLIAVSVVKELGQTEKLDNMLPSDKLKSL; translated from the coding sequence ATGTCATCTCTACTCTACCTCCTTCACTGGATACCTCAGGAAAACGAGCCGTCCCCTCTTGGAATCTTCCTCAAGTGTCTCCCGATAGTCTTCTTGTGTCTCTACGTCTTGATTCAAATCCATCACTACGGTTTCTCAAGATACTCTCTGGCGATTCTCCTGGGATTGTTATTCTCCGGGGTGGGTGATGCCTGCCTCGTCTACGCTAAGGATTACTTCATCTTCGGGTTAGCTTCCTTTGCCGTAGCTCATCTCCTCTACATCGTAGCGTTCCATGAGCGCCCAATGTGGTGGACTTTTATGTTTTTCTATCTCCCGTACTACATTGTCATGTGGCAGTACATTGTACCCGGTGTGAGTGCCAAGCTGTTCTACCCTGGCATGGTCTATGGCGTCCTCATTCTAACGATGCTATGGCGTGCCATGGCTAGGATCACCATCTCTAACAAAACTTCTTGGACCAGACTTTATGCTTTCTTCGGTGCAGCACTCTTCTTAGTTTCTGATACGGTGCTTTCTGTCAATCTATTTGCGGATCCAGTACCCCATGCTCAGTATATTATAATGACCACATATTATCTAGCCCAACTTCTAATCGCTGTGTCGGTCGTCAAGGAACTGGGACAGACGGAGAAACTAGATAATATGTTACCGTCTGATAAACTTAAAAGTCTATAA